A genomic window from Salvia hispanica cultivar TCC Black 2014 chromosome 5, UniMelb_Shisp_WGS_1.0, whole genome shotgun sequence includes:
- the LOC125187388 gene encoding glutathione S-transferase T1-like: protein MELKVYSDRLSQPSRTILIFCKANGIEFEEVKIDLGKGQHLSAEYAALNPMKQVPAIVHGDFKLFESHAILIYLASAFPGVAHHWYPADIRERAKVHAVLDWHHTNLRRGSIGFIFNNTVCLAFGIPVNPVAAAKGEKLLSASLARIESFWLQEDGPFLLGNAKPTIADLALVCEIMQLEAGDKDDRDRILSPHKRVVKWMEDVKIASAPHFEEVHAIMGPVRDKLKQLKIQAIEKSE, encoded by the exons ATGGAACTGAAAGTCTACAGCGATCGCCTGTCTCAGCCATCACGCACAATCCTCATCTTCTGCAA AGCAAATGGGATAGAGTTTGAGGAGGTTAAGATTGATCTTGGCAAAGGCCAGCACCTCTCTGCTGAATATGCAG CACTCAATCCCATGAAACAAGTTCCAGCTATTGTACATGGTGATTTCAAGCTTTTTGAGAG TCATGCAATACTTATCTATCTGGCTTCTGCATTTCCTGGAGTTGCTCATCATTG GTACCCGGCAGATATACGCGAGAGAGCAAAGGTCCACGCAGTGCTAGATTGGCATCACACAAACCTGCGCCGTGGCTCTA TTGGATTTATCTTCAACAACACTGTATGTTTGGCGTTTGGAATCCCTGTGAACCCTGTAGCAGCAGCGAAAGGCGAAAAACTTCTCTCAGCATCTCTTGCAAGAATTGAGTCATTTTGGCTCCAAGAAGATGGACCATTTTTACTTGGAAATGCAAAGCCCACAATTGCTGATTTGGCTTTAGTATGTGAGATCATGCAACTTGAG GCTGGAGACAAGGATGATCGAGATCGTATTCTGAGTCCCCACAAGAGGGTAGTGAAGTGGATGGAGGATGTGAAGATTGCAAGTGCACCTCATTTTGAGGAAGTTCATGCGATAATGGGTCCGGTGAGAGACAAACTAAAGCAATTGAAGATCCAAGCTATTGAAAAGTCAGAGTGA
- the LOC125186409 gene encoding surfeit locus protein 1 isoform X2 encodes MAAASICRNLRQRVIPSKRIPHSSLISTSAPAFSTLPLRDQEEISRSTWSKLFLFIPGAITFGLGSWQIFRRQDKIKLLDYRQSRLANEPLKANEIVASTQSTDSLEFRKVQCKGVFDEKKSIYVGPRSRSISGVTENGYYVITPLIPVPGDPESIQSPILVNRGWVPRSWRDKALNSLEDEPQNSSTPTSTEESPTTSWWRFGSVKRKDLEERVPSVIPVEVIGVIRGSEKPSNFVPSNDPNAAQWFYVDVPALADACGLPERTLYIEEINEHVNPRSPYPIQKDHNMLIQTSRMPQDHLNYVLTWYTLSAAVTIMAIQRVKPRRSRR; translated from the exons ATGGCAGCGGCTTCCATCTGTAGGAATCTTCGGCAGCGCGTAATCCCCTCAAAGAGGATCCCGCACTCATCCCTAATCTCCACCTCTGCACCTGCCTTCTCCACCCTCCCTCTAAGAGACCAAG AGGAAATAAGCAGGTCGACATGGTCAAAGCTGTTCCTTTTCATACCGGGAGCCATCACTTTTGGTCTTGGCAGTTGGCAAATCTTCAGAAGACAAGACAAG ATAAAGTTGCTAGATTATAGGCAGAGTAGACTTGCAAATGAACCTCTTAAGGCCAATGAGATCGTGGCTTCTACTCAGAGCACGGATTCACTGGAGTTCAGGAAAGTGCAGTGTAAAGGGGTTTTTGATGAGAAGAAGTCTATCTACGTAGGCCCACGTTCCAGGAGCATTTCTGGTGTGACTGAAAATGGATACTATGTGATAACTCCTCTTATTCCAGTCCCTGGTGATCCTGAAAG TATACAATCACCTATACTGGTAAATAGAGGATGGGTTCCGCGGAGTTGGAGGGACAAGGCTTTAAACTCTTTAGAAGATGAACCTCAGAATAGTAGCACACCCACCTCAACTGAAGAGAGTCCTACCACTTCCTGGTGGCGTTTTGGGTCTGTTAAGCGTAAAGATCTTGAg GAGCGTGTTCCATCTGTCATCCCTGTTGAAGTCATTGGTGTTATACGTGGCAGTGAGAAGCCGAGCAATTTTGTTCCCTCTAATGATCCTAATGCCGCCCAGTGGTTTTATGTGGATGTTCCAGCGCTTGCTGATGCTTGTGGGCTTCCAGAAAGAACACTCTATATTGAAGAGATCAATGAACATGTTAATCCCCGAAGTCCATATCCCATACAAAAGGATCATAATATGCTAATTCAAACCTCTAGGATGCCGCAAGACCATCTTAATTACGTACTGACATG GTACACTCTTTCAGCTGCAGTAACTATCATGGCTATTCAGAGAGTCAAACCAAGGAGAAGCAGAAGATAG
- the LOC125186409 gene encoding surfeit locus protein 1 isoform X1, translating into MAAASICRNLRQRVIPSKRIPHSSLISTSAPAFSTLPLRDQEEISRSTWSKLFLFIPGAITFGLGSWQIFRRQDKIKLLDYRQSRLANEPLKANEIVASTQSTDSLEFRKVQCKGVFDEKKSIYVGPRSRSISGVTENGYYVITPLIPVPGDPESIQSPILVNRGWVPRSWRDKALNSLEDEPQNSSTPTSTEESPTTSWWRFGSVKRKDLEVERVPSVIPVEVIGVIRGSEKPSNFVPSNDPNAAQWFYVDVPALADACGLPERTLYIEEINEHVNPRSPYPIQKDHNMLIQTSRMPQDHLNYVLTWYTLSAAVTIMAIQRVKPRRSRR; encoded by the exons ATGGCAGCGGCTTCCATCTGTAGGAATCTTCGGCAGCGCGTAATCCCCTCAAAGAGGATCCCGCACTCATCCCTAATCTCCACCTCTGCACCTGCCTTCTCCACCCTCCCTCTAAGAGACCAAG AGGAAATAAGCAGGTCGACATGGTCAAAGCTGTTCCTTTTCATACCGGGAGCCATCACTTTTGGTCTTGGCAGTTGGCAAATCTTCAGAAGACAAGACAAG ATAAAGTTGCTAGATTATAGGCAGAGTAGACTTGCAAATGAACCTCTTAAGGCCAATGAGATCGTGGCTTCTACTCAGAGCACGGATTCACTGGAGTTCAGGAAAGTGCAGTGTAAAGGGGTTTTTGATGAGAAGAAGTCTATCTACGTAGGCCCACGTTCCAGGAGCATTTCTGGTGTGACTGAAAATGGATACTATGTGATAACTCCTCTTATTCCAGTCCCTGGTGATCCTGAAAG TATACAATCACCTATACTGGTAAATAGAGGATGGGTTCCGCGGAGTTGGAGGGACAAGGCTTTAAACTCTTTAGAAGATGAACCTCAGAATAGTAGCACACCCACCTCAACTGAAGAGAGTCCTACCACTTCCTGGTGGCGTTTTGGGTCTGTTAAGCGTAAAGATCTTGAggtt GAGCGTGTTCCATCTGTCATCCCTGTTGAAGTCATTGGTGTTATACGTGGCAGTGAGAAGCCGAGCAATTTTGTTCCCTCTAATGATCCTAATGCCGCCCAGTGGTTTTATGTGGATGTTCCAGCGCTTGCTGATGCTTGTGGGCTTCCAGAAAGAACACTCTATATTGAAGAGATCAATGAACATGTTAATCCCCGAAGTCCATATCCCATACAAAAGGATCATAATATGCTAATTCAAACCTCTAGGATGCCGCAAGACCATCTTAATTACGTACTGACATG GTACACTCTTTCAGCTGCAGTAACTATCATGGCTATTCAGAGAGTCAAACCAAGGAGAAGCAGAAGATAG